The sequence GAACTCGTGGCCGACGACGTCGATCGCGGCGATCCACTCGTTGGCGTTGTTGTGGCCGATGGAGACCGAGGAGCCGTCCCAGTAGGCGTTGACGTCGTTGAGACCGACCTTGACCGGCCAGCTGCCCCCGGTACCGTTGTGGCCGTTGCGGCCCAACCAGTCCTTGAGCATGTCCCATTCCTTCTGCGCCGCGAACATGACGTCGCCGCAGCCGGTCTCCTTGCTGGTGGGGTTGCCGGTACCCCAGGAGTCCGAGGACTTGCTGAATATCTGGCCGGTCGAGTAGTCGGCGCAGGTCAGGCCGGGCCGGTTCGGGTCGCGCAGCGAGTAGGTGCTGCCCGAGGCCGTGGTGCTGATGACCGGCGAGGGGCCGTTCCACTTGCTGTTGACGGTCCCGGCCCGCACGTCGTCGTAGCTGTCGACGACCTCGCCGTTGCGGGCGTCGACGAAGACGTGCAGGGTGCTCGGGGCGGTCGCGGTGCGGCCGGTGAGCACGGTCTCCCAGGCGAGCCGCCCGGCGCCGTCCTTGACCCGGACGACCAGTCGGCGCGACTGCACGCCGTCCACGGTGGCCAGCTTGGTGCGGGCGGTGCGCTCCGCGTTGGCGGCGCTGATCAGGGCGGTGGTGGGCACGCCTATCGCGCCGGTGTTGGCGGACTGGGACCCGTGCACCCGGCCCTGGCCGTCGGCGATCACGACGGCGTCGCCGCCGACCACCGGCAGGCCCTTGTAGGTGCGCTCGTAGGCGACCGAGTAGAGACCGCCCAGCCAGGGGGTCACGGACTGGCGCTCGTAGGTCTCGCCGGGTCCCTTGGCCAGGGCGTCCTGGCCGGCCGCGGCCGCCTGGTCGGCGGCGTTCACGGCGGCGGCCAGTGCGCTGGGGGGTGCGGGGGCGGCCGCACCCGGGGCGGCACCGGCCTGTCCGACCGCGGTGGCGGTCAGCATGCCGGCCAGGACGGTCAGGGTGGTCCCCGCCGTCAGCAATCTGCGTTTCATTCCGAGGCTCCTCGAACGTGGGGGTGCTCGACCGCGGACGGTGCGCCGGAGGGGCGCTCACCGCAGGACGCTGGGGGGACTGGCCGGCGGGCGTCCGCGCTCGGGTGCCGGAACCCTCACACGCCGTCATGCCACGGTCAACGGGCTGGACGCGCGGAACGGGGGGTTGGCAAGTTCCGTCAAGTGCCGCCCCGGATTGTCAAGCAGCCCTGAGTGTGCGGCAGCTGACGGTGCGAAGGGTTTTTCGGCAGGTCGGAGTGCTCGGAGAGGTAGAGACCGGTGGCCCGTAAGGTAGAGACCAATAGAGAGGAGAGGTTGAGACCATCATGTGGAGAGGTTGAGACCAGAGTGCGGAAGTGGTTGAGACCACATCATGTACGGCGGGGGCCCTCGTCCAGTACCGTCCTCCTCAGCGGACCTCTCCCACCGGAGGGCCCGGAACGCACTCGGGAGGGCAGCCCCGTGCACCGCAACCGGGCGGCGACCACGCCCGTCGAGGACCACCTCTGGCAGGCCTTCGGCCGGCAGCTGCGCCAGTGGCGCCGCCGCGCCGGACTGACCCAGGCCCAGCTCGGCGCCGAGATCGGCTACGACCACACCGCCGTCAGCAAACTGGAGCACGGCACCCGCCGCACCAGTCCCCGGATCGCCGACCGCCTCGACGACCTGCTGCGGGCGGGCGGCGAACTGCGCGCCGCCTGCCGCCTCGCCGAGGAGGGCCCCGCCCCGGCCCCCGCCCCCGCGCCCGCCGTCGAGGCACCCCCCGCACCGGCGCCCGGCGACTGGACCCGCCCCCCGCTGCCCGGCCCGCCCGTCGCCGCCCTCGGCCCCGTCCTGCCCGCCGGCCTCGCCGCCCACCTGCCGCACCGCCTCCCCGACTACGGGCTGCTCTGCCCGCTGCACGACGCCGCCGGCTGCGCCGTCCCCGCCCCGGCCGACCTGGCCGCCCTGCACACCGCGTTCCGTGCCGCCGACCCCGACACCGCCGCCCCCGTCGACCCGGACACCGCCCACGCGCTGGCCGGCCTGCTCGCCGCCCACCTGCGGGCCGGCGACAGCCCCACCGCCCCCGGCACCGCGGCCGTCGAGGACACCCTGCGGGTCGTGCTGCGCCGCCTGGCCGCCCACCCGGCCGGCCCCGACCGCCGCCCGCTGGCCCGGCTCGCCGGCGAGTACGCCCACGCCGCCGGCGCCCTGCGGATGCAGGACGGCCGCAACGCCACCGCCATGGCCTGCTTCACCCGCGCCCTCGGCTGGGCCGAACTCGCCGGGGACCACGCCACCCAGGTGGCCGCGCTCAGCGACATGAGCTTCCTCGCCCGCCTCGACGGCGACCCGGACGCCGCCCTCGGCTACGCCCGTGAGATCTCCCGGGTGGCCCCCGCCCGGCACTGGGCCGGCGCCATGGGCCAGATCGCCCGGGCCCGCGCCCACGCCATGACCGGCGACGTCCGCGCCACCGTCCGCCACCTCGGCCGCTCCCGGCTCCACCTCGACCACATCGGCGTCCACGACGAGTCCGACGCCGCCTGGCTCTCCATCGCCTCGATGCGGCTGCGGGTCGAGGCCGGGGCCGCCGCCGCCCTGCGCGACGCGGCGGCCGCCGTCGACGACCCCCGGCTGGCCCGCCGGGCCGTCGACGCCGCCGAGACCGCGCTGGCGCTGCTCGCCCCCGACCAACTTCCCTCCGCCCGCCTGCTGTTCACCGTCCGGGTGGCCGACTGCCACCTGCTCGCCCAGGACCCGCGGGCCGCCGCTGACCTGCTCGGACCGGTACTCGCGGCGGCCGGCGGCGGGGTGGACGGGCTGCCGCCGCTGGTCCGGCGCGAACTCGCCGGACTGCGCCGCCGGCTGGCCGGGCACGGCCTGGCGGGGTGAGCCGGAGGCCGGGGCCCGTGCCCGGGGCCCCGAGCCGCACCGTGGCGGCTGCGCAGCGGTGCGTCACGGTGTGTCGCGGTGTGTCGCGGCCGTGTTGCGCGACCGTTGCGCCCCGTGGCGAACCGGCCGGTGGCCCGGATTCCGGGCCTCGCAGCCGATTGACTCGCTCGCCGGGCACTTCCTAGACTCGGGGCGGCGAAGAGTGTCAGCCACAAGGCCCCGGCCGGCTGACCGGCAACCCCCACACTGCGGTGGGGTGCCCCGGGGATAAGCCAGGTGAGGGTTCGTCGGACCGACGGACCGTCACAAGCGCGGTGCTGGGCCCGGGAGGGCGCGGGGGAACGGAGAACGTCGTGGCACAGCGGGCAGGCGGACAGCGCGCCGGTTCGCAGTCGTCGCCGCTCATCGGTTCGCGTACGACGTCCGCCGCCCCGCTGCTCCGTGCCGACCTCCGCCTGGTCGCCCGCCTCGACGTCGACCTGCTGCGGCGCGCCAGCTCCCTCTGTCGCTGAGCCGGTCGGCCGGCCGGGCGTCCGCCCGCCCCGGTCGGTCCGTCCGATTCCCTCGCCCACGAACCCGCGCGAGGAGGAGCGCCCAGCGGCCCGTCCTCCCGTGCGCCCTGCACCAGGAGAACGGATGTCCCCCCTTCCCGTGTCCCCGCCGCACGATCCGTACGATCCGTCGAGAACCCCGCCGGCCGGCCGCGAGTCCGAGTACCGGCGGCTGCACCACGCCCTCGACCGCTGCTCGGCCGGCGCCGGGAGCGTGATCGTGCTGCACGGTTCGGTCGGCAGCGGGCGCAGCGACCTGCTCTACGCCTTCACCGACAGCGCCGCCGAGCGCGGCGTCCAGGTCCTGGTCGGCACCGGCTCGCCGCTCGAACGCGAGTTCCCGCTCGGCCTGGCCCGGCAGCTCCTCCAGGGTGCCGACCTCGCGCCGGAGGAGGCCGCCGCCGCCGAGGCCCTGCTCGCCGAGGGCGCGGCCTCCGGCACCGTTCCCGCCCCGTCCGACCGCCCTGCCGGACGGCTCGGCCAGCGCGTCCTGGAGGGTCTGTTCCGGCTGGTCCGCGGCCTGGCCGAACGCGCCCCCGTGCTGATCGCCGTCGACGACCGGCAGGACGCCGACCCGCAGTCCCTGGAATTCCTGCTCTACCTGGTCCGCCGCACCCGGGGCACCGGCGTGCTCACCGTCCTCAGCTCCCGCGAGACCATGACCCCGGCGCACCCGCTGTTCGAGGTCGAACTCGCCCGCCAGCCGCACCACCAGCACATCCGGCTCGACCTGCTCGGCACCGACCTCGTCGCCGAGGTGCTGCGCACCCGCCTCGGCGCCGCGGCCGCCGAACGGCACGCCGTCGAGGCGCACGCCCTCACCGGCGGCAACCCGCTGCTCGTGCACAGCCTCGTCGGCGACCAGGAACGGGCCGGCAGCCCCGGCACCCTGGTCGTCGGCGAGGGCTACCGGCGCGGTCTGATGCACTGCCTGCACCGGATCGACCCGCTCGCCCTGCACTACGCGCGCGGCGTCGCCGTCCTCGGCGGCGGCGCCACCCCGGAACTCCTCGCCGAACTGCTGCTGCTCGCCCCCGACGCGCTGCCCCGGGCGCTGTACCTGCTGCACGCGGCCGGGCTCTTCCGCGACGGCGGCTTCCGCCACCCCACCGCCGCCGGGGACCTGCTCGCCGCGATGCGGCCGCTCGAACTCGCGGCCCTGCACCAGCGGGCCGGCCGGCTGCTGCGCGCCGCCGGTGCGACGGCGGCCACCGTCGACGGGCACGCCCGGGTGGCCGAGGGGCATCTGCGCAGCTCGCTCGGACCGGCGCCCGCCGCCGGAGCCGGGGATCCCGGCGCGGTGCTGCCGGAGTTCGGCGGCGGCGGGGCGTGGGAGGGGCCCGGCCACGGGGCCGGGGTGGCGGCGGATGCCACCGAGGCCGAGGCCACGGTCGCGGCCGAGGTCGCGGCCGCGGAGCCGGAGCCGGAGGAGACCGCCGCGACCGGTGGCTTCGGACCGGTGCCGGACCACGCGCTGCGGCTGTGGTCCGGCCCGGCGCCGACCGGCCCCGCCGTCGAGTGCGTCCCCACCCTCCCCGGTACCGTCACCGATGCCGACACCGCGCGGCGCCACGAACTCAAGCGCCTGCGCCACCACTTCTGGCACGGCCGGATCGACGAGGGCACCACCGCGCTCGCCCGCTTCGAAGCCGTCCCCGGCCAGGCCGTCCACACCGAGGCCCTGCGCCACTGGCTCGCCTACTGGTACCCCGCGCTGCTCCCCAACCCCGCCCGCCGGAGCGGTCCGGCCGACGGCGCCACCGCCGACCGGAGCGACGGCATGCGGCTGCTCGCCGCCCTGTTCGCCGGTACCGTGTCCCCGGAGGACGCCGTGGTCCGCGCCGAACTCGTGCTGCGCGCCGGACTCCTCGGCGGCGTGCGCACCGAATCGCTCACCGCCGCGCTCACCGTCCTGCTCTACGCCGACCGCGCCGACCGGGCCGTCCACTGGTGCGCCCCGCTCGCCGAACGCGCCGGCGCCCGCTGCGGCGCCCACTGGAACGCCCTGCTGGCCGCGCTGCGCGCCGAGGCGGCGCTGCGCCAGGGCGACCTGCGGAGCGCCGACGAGGCCGGTCGGGCCGCGTTCGCGCACGTCCGTCCGGAGGCCTGGGGGGTGGCCGTGGGGCTGCCGCTGGCGACCATGGCGGCCGCCCGCACCGCGCTCGGCCTGCACCAGGACGCGGCGCACTTCCTGGAGCTGGCCACCCCGGCGGGCCTGGAGCACACCCCCGCGGGCCTGCACCACCGGTACGCGCTGGCCGGTCACCGGCTCGCCCTCGGCCGGGCCGAGCAGGCCCTCGCCGACTACCGCGCCTGCGGCGACACCATGGCCCGCTGGGGAGTGGACCACCTGCCGGCCATCGCGCCCTGGCGGCTCGGGGCGGCCCGCGCCCAGCTCGCCCTGGGCCGGCCGGGCGGCGCCGCCGCGCTCGCGGACCAGCAGCTCGCCCGGCTGGGGCCGGTCGGCCACCCGAGGATCCGCGGCCTGGCGCTGCGGATCCGGGCGGCGGCGGGCGGACCGGCGGAGCGGACCGAACTGCTGGAACGCGCCGTCGGACTGCTGGAGGAGGCCGGGGCGGAGTCCGAGCTGGCGGCGGCGCTGGGGGAGCTGAGCGAGGCCCACCAGCACGACGGCGACCCGGGCCGGGCCCGCCGGGCGGACCGGCGGCTGCGCCGGACGCCGGTGCTGGCGGTGGTGCCGGTGCCGGTCCGGGCGCAGACGGCCGCGCCGGTGTCGCTGCTGCCGGTGGCGGGTCCCCTCCCGATGGCCGGAGTCCCGGTGGCCGGAGCCTCCGTGACCGCCGTGCCCGTGACCGCCGTGCCGGTGGCCGCGGCGCCCGTGACGGGTGTGCCCGGGGCCGGGGCGCTTCCGGCCGCCACCCCGGCGGAAGGCGTCGGCGCGCTCTCCGAGGCCGAGGGCCGGGTCGCCGAGCTCGCCGCGCGCGGCCTGTCCAACCGGGACATCGCCCGCAAGCTCTACATCACCGTGTCGACCGTCGAGCAGCACCTCACCCGGGTCTACCGCAAGCTCGGCGTGCGCCGCCGGCTCGACCTCGCCCGGCTGCTCGGCCCGGTCCCGCCGGCCGCCGCCGACGGCATCCCGCCGCACCCGGGCTTCCCCCACCGGGCGGACCTGGTCGCCGGCTGAGGCCGGAGCGGTCCGGCGGCTCTGTGTCCGCCGGGTATCGGGCGGCGCTCCACCGTGCATCGGATCGGCGGCCCGGACGCCCCGGTCGGGCCCCGCCCCGGGGCGTCCGGGACTCCGCCGCCGGGCCCGGGCAGCCCGTCCGACCTGCGGATCCGCGCCCGGGCCCGGCGGTGCGGCGGCGGCCGTACGCGCCGTCGCCGGACCGCGGACCGGTCGGCCGCCTGTCGTATCGTTCCCTGGGACGGCCCGTCGCGCCGCCGGCCCCGCATCGGCCGTCCGCCGTCGTGCCGTCCGCCGTCGAGCCGTCCCCGCCCCGCCGTCGCTGTCCCCTCGTCGTTGCCCCGTCGTCCCCGCCCCGCCGTCGCCGCCCCGCCCGAACAGGAGCCGTCCGCCCGTGTCGTCGCCCGATCCCTCGCGCCCCGTCCGCGTGCTGCTGGTCGAGGACGACGACCTGATGCGCCGCTCCTTCACCACGGCGCTGGAGCGCTACGGCTACACGATGACGGCCGCCGCCGACGGCCTCACCGGCCTCGAACTCTTCCGCGACGGAACCTTCGACCTGCTGGTCCTGGACGTCATGCTGCCCGGTCTGGACGGCATCGGCCTGTGCCGCCGGGTCCGCGAGACCAGCCTGGTGCCGGTGCTGATGATGTCCGCGCGCGGCGACGGGCTGGATGTGGTGGCCGGACTGGAGGCCGGCGCCGACGACTACGTGGTCAAGCCCGTCGACACCTTCGTGCTGGTGGCGCGGATCCGCTCGCTGCTGCGGCGGGCCACCTACGCCCCCGCGCCCGCGCCCGCCGGATCCCCGGACCCTGAGCCCGGGGACGCGGTGCTGGTCTTCGGGGACCTCACCGTCGACACCGCGGGCATGGAGGTCTCCGTCGCCGGGAGCCCGGTGGCCCTGACCCCGACCGAACTCAAGCTGCTGCTGGAGTTCGCCGCCCACCCGGGCGTCGTACTGGAGCGCCACACCCTGCTGCGCAACGTCTGGGACTACGGCTGGGACGGCGACAGCCGGGTGGTCGACCTGTGTGTGCAGCGCCTGCGCCGCAAGCTCGGCCGGGAACGGATCGAGACGGTCCGCGGCTTCGGCTACAAGCTCAGGCGCTGAGCCCGGTGCGTCCGTACCTCCGCCCGCGCCCGCACCCCCGCCGGGACCGCCGCCCCCGCCGGATCTCGCTGCGCCGGAAGATCGCGGCGCTGGCCGCCGCCACCGCCTGCCTGGTCGCCGCCGCGGTCGGCGTCCTGGTCCACGTCTGGACCGAGCACGACATCCGCTCCCGCGCCGAGGCCCGGGCGTTCAACTCGGTGTACGCGGCCATGGACGTCTACCGCCGCACCGGCGCCCTGTCCGACGGCGCGGTTCTCGACCCCGCGGAGCTGCCCGCCGCCCTGCGCCACCCGGCCGACGGCGACCGGCACACCGCGGTCGTCGACCGCGTCGAGGGCAACGTCGGCCCGAGCGTCTGGGCCGCCCAGCGCACCGGCGGCCCGGGCAGCCCGGTCCTCGCCGTCCAGGTCAACATGGGCCCGGAACTCTCCGACCTGCCCCGGCTCGACGCGGCGATGGCCGTGGCCTCGCTGATCGCCCTCGCGGCCGCCACCCCGCTCGCCGCCTACGGGGCGGGCCTGCTCGCCCGCCGGCTGCGGCTGGTCGCCGCGACCGCCGACCGGATCGCCGCCGGGGACCTCGACGCCCGCACCGGGCCCACCGGGGGCCGCGACGAGGTGTCCGACATCGCCGTCACCGTCGACCTGATGGCCGACAGCCTCGCCCACCGGCTGCGGGTCGAGCGGCAGTTCACCGCCGACGTGGCCCACGAGCTGCGCACGCCCGTCGGGGGCCTGCTGGCCGCCGCCGACCTGCTGCCGGAGGGCGGGACGGAGGACCGGGTCCGGGCCCGGGTGCGCGACCTGCGGGCGCTGGTCGAGGACCTGTTGGAGATCTCCCGGCTGGACGCCGGGGCCGAGCAGCCGGTGCGGGCCCGGATCCCGCTCGGCGAGGTCGTCCGCGAGGCCGTCCGGCGGACCGGCCTGGACACCGGACTGGACACCGGCGCGGCCGGGGCCGTCGAGACCGACCCGCGCCGACTCGAACGGATCGTCGGCAATCTCGTCGTCAACGCCCACCGGCACGGCGGCGCGCCGGTGCTCGTCACCGTCGAGGGCTCCACCGTGCGGGTCCGCGACCACGGGCCCGGCTTCCCCGCGGACCTGCTCCGGCACGGCCCGCGCCGCTTCCACACCGGCGCCGCCGAACGCGGCGCGGGCCACGGCCTGGGCCTGACCATCGCACTCGGCCAGGCCCGCCTGCTGGGCGCCGACCTGCGCCTCGCCAACGCCCCGGACGGCGGCGCCGTCGCCACCCTCCACCTGCCGGACTGACGTCGGCGACCGGGCGGCGGCCGTCCCGGAGGACCAGGACTCGGCCTTCCGGCCCGCCGCCCGGCGGCCCCGAACTCCTGCTGCGGAACCGACGCGAACCGGAGCCCGCGCCGATACGTCGCGGCGCGGTCGGCCGATACGTCGCCCGGACACCCTTCGAAGTGCACCGAACGCACCCGAGGAGGAGTTCCGCCCCGTGATCACCGACCCGTTCGCCCCCCGCCCGGCCCGCGCCCCGTACCCGGCGCCCGGGATCGCCGCCGCCACCACCGGCCTCACCAAGGTCTACGGTCGCGGGGACACCCGGGTCACCGCGCTCGACGCGGTCACCGTGGCCTTCCGGGAGGCCGAGTTCACCGCGATCATGGGCCCGTCCGGCTGCGGCAAGTCCACCCTGCTGCACTGCGCCGCCGGTCTGGACACCCCCACCGCCGGCTCGGTCCGGATCGGCACCACCGAACTCGGCGGCCTGCGCGACCGTGAGCTCACCCGGTTGCGCCGGGACCGGCTCGGTTTCGTGTTCCAGGCGTTCAACCTGCTGCCCGCGCTCAGCGCGCTGGAGAACATCACGCTCCCGCTCGCGCTGGCCGGGCGCCGGCCCGACCCGGAGTGGCTGGACCGGGTGGTCGCCATGGTGGGCCTGGGCGAACGCCTCGGCCACCGGCCCGCCGAACTGTCGGGCGGCCAGCAGCAGCGCGTGGCGGTCGCCCGCGCCCTGGCCTCGAGGCCCGCGATCGTGTTCGCCGACGAGCCCACCGGCAACCTCGACTCGCGGGCCGGGGCCGAGGTGCTCGGCTTCCTGCGCGAGTCCGTCCACGAGCTGGGGCGGACGGTCGTCATGGTCACCCACGACCCGGTCGCGGCGGGCTACGCGGACCGGGTGCTGTTCCTGGCCGACGGCCGCCCGGTGGACGAGCTGGCCCACCCGACGCCCGAGCGGGTGCTCGACGTGATGCGGACCGTCGACACCCGCGTGCGCACCGGCTGACCGCGACCGCGACCCTGACCGCGACCGCGACCGCGACCGCGACCGCGACCGCGACCGCGACCCCGACCGTGACCGCGACCCCGACCGTGACCGCGACCCCGACCGTGACCGTGGCCGCGCTCGCGAACACGCCGGACCCTCCGCCCGCCACCACCGCCACCGAGAGCCCCGCCATGCTGAGAACAGCCCTGCGCAACGTCCTGGCGCACAAGGCCCGCCTGCTGATGACCGTCCTCGCGATCTGCCTCGGCGTCGCCTTCGCCTCCGGCACCCTCGTGTTCGCCGACTCCACGGCCGCCGCCCACCGGGCCGCCGCTTCCAAGGACTTCGCCGACACCGCCGTGACCGTCACCGCGCTCACCCCCGTCACCGCGGCGGAACCCCCGCCGGGCACGGCCGCCGGGGGCGGACCGGACGGCGTGCTCGACGACGCGCTGGCCGCGAAGCTGGCGGAGGTCCCCGGCGTGGCCGCCGTCCGGCCCCGGGCCGACGGCACTGCCGTGCTGAACGCCGCCGACGGCGGCCCGCTGCGGGTCCGGCCCGGCGCCAACCTCGCCGCCGCGTACACGCCCGGCGCCGACGGCACCGACCCCCGGCACCCCCTGGTCGAGGGCCGCGCCCCCGTCGGCGCCGACGAGATCGCCCTCGACCGGGGCACCGCCGCCGCCGGACACCTGCGCCTCGGCGACGCCGTCACCCTCGCCACCGACGGCCCGGCCCGCACCGCCCGTCTGACCGGCCTCGTCACCACCACGGACACCCGGATCACCGCGGGCGGCACCCTCGTCCTGTTCGACCGGGCGACCGCCCAGCGGCTGTTCGCCACCCCCGGCCACTGGACCGCCCTGGACGTCTCCGCCACCCCCGGCACCGGTCAGTACGAGCTGGCGCGGCGGATCACCGAACTGCTCCCCGCCGACCGGGCCGAGGCCACCACCGGCCTCGCGTTGGCCGACCAGCAGGCCCGCTACGTCGGCACCCTGACCCGTGGTTACCAGAAGCTGCCGCTGGTCTTCGCCGGTGTCTCGCTCTTCATCGGCTCCTTCCTGGTCGTCAACACCTTCACCATGCTGATCACCCGCCGCACCCGGGAGATCGCGCTGCTGCGGGCGGTCGGCGCCACCCGCCGCCAGGTGGTGCGCTCGCTGCTCGCCGAAGCGCTGCTGGTCGGCCTGGCCGCCTCCGCGGCCGGATTCGTCCTCGGCCTCGGCATCGCCGAACTGCTGCCCGGCCTGCTGGGCACCGACGGCGACCGGCTGCCGGAGGGCCCGCTGGTGATCGGGCCCCGGCCGGTCGCGGCGGCACTGTTCGTCGGTGTCGGCGTGACCGTGCTAGCCGCCTGGCTGCCGGCCCGCCGGGCCGCCCGGATCGCCCCCGTCGAGGCACTCCGCGCGGCGGAGCGCCCCGCCGCCCGCTCGCGGCTGCGCCCCGTCGCCGGGGCCGGACTGCTGCTGCTCGGGGCCGGCCTGCTGGTCGCCCTCGCCGGTCACGCGGAGGACGCCTCCGAGGCCAACCTGCGCAATGCCATGCTGGCCTGCGGTGCCCTCGTCGTCGGCCTGATCGTGCTGGCGCCCGCCCTCGCCGCCCCGGCCGTCCGGCTGACCGGGCCGCTCACCCGGCGCTTCGGCGTCACCGGCCTGCTCGCCCGGCAGAACGTGCTGCGCGACCCGCGCCGCACCGCGGCCACCGCCGCCACCCTGCTCGTCAGTACCGCACTGGTCGGCGGGCTCGCCACGGTCGGCCACTCCACCGGGCGGGCGCTCGACCGGCAGGCCGCGGCCGGGCTCGACGCGGACTGGGTGGTCGCCACCGGCAGCACCATGACCGGCATCGACCCGGAGGCCGTGCGGCGGGTCGCCACCGTCCCGGGGGTGCGGACGGCCGCGGCCGTCGCGGACTCCACGCTGTTCCTCGGCGGCACGGTCCGGGAGGTCTCCGGCGTCGACCCGGCGACGGCCGGGCGCGTCCTGCGGCTCGACTTCGTCAGCGGCTCCCTCCAGGACCTCGGTCCGGGCCGGATCGCCGTCTCCCGCAGCACCGCCCGGGAGAACGGACTGACCACCGGCGACCGGGTCACCACGTCTATCGGCCGCAACCGCGAGCCCGCCACCGTCACCGTCGTCGGCGTCTACCAGGACAACCCCACCGCCCGCGACGCGCTCGCCGTCCGCGAGGACGTCCAGCGGGACGCCTTCCGCCCCGGCAGCGTCCAGCGGATCCTGGTCCGCGCGGACGGGGCCACCGCGCGGCAGCTGCGCACCGCCGTCGGCGACAACCCGCTGCTGAGGGTGGAGAGCCGGGCCGAGCTGGTCCGGGCGGCAGGGGGCGTGACGAGCAGCCTGCTCAGCCTGACGTACGGGCTGCTCGGGATCGGGGTCCTGATCTCCGCCCTCGGGATCGTCAACACCCTGGTC comes from Streptomyces sp. TLI_053 and encodes:
- a CDS encoding helix-turn-helix transcriptional regulator, encoding MHRNRAATTPVEDHLWQAFGRQLRQWRRRAGLTQAQLGAEIGYDHTAVSKLEHGTRRTSPRIADRLDDLLRAGGELRAACRLAEEGPAPAPAPAPAVEAPPAPAPGDWTRPPLPGPPVAALGPVLPAGLAAHLPHRLPDYGLLCPLHDAAGCAVPAPADLAALHTAFRAADPDTAAPVDPDTAHALAGLLAAHLRAGDSPTAPGTAAVEDTLRVVLRRLAAHPAGPDRRPLARLAGEYAHAAGALRMQDGRNATAMACFTRALGWAELAGDHATQVAALSDMSFLARLDGDPDAALGYAREISRVAPARHWAGAMGQIARARAHAMTGDVRATVRHLGRSRLHLDHIGVHDESDAAWLSIASMRLRVEAGAAAALRDAAAAVDDPRLARRAVDAAETALALLAPDQLPSARLLFTVRVADCHLLAQDPRAAADLLGPVLAAAGGGVDGLPPLVRRELAGLRRRLAGHGLAG
- a CDS encoding LuxR family transcriptional regulator yields the protein MSPLPVSPPHDPYDPSRTPPAGRESEYRRLHHALDRCSAGAGSVIVLHGSVGSGRSDLLYAFTDSAAERGVQVLVGTGSPLEREFPLGLARQLLQGADLAPEEAAAAEALLAEGAASGTVPAPSDRPAGRLGQRVLEGLFRLVRGLAERAPVLIAVDDRQDADPQSLEFLLYLVRRTRGTGVLTVLSSRETMTPAHPLFEVELARQPHHQHIRLDLLGTDLVAEVLRTRLGAAAAERHAVEAHALTGGNPLLVHSLVGDQERAGSPGTLVVGEGYRRGLMHCLHRIDPLALHYARGVAVLGGGATPELLAELLLLAPDALPRALYLLHAAGLFRDGGFRHPTAAGDLLAAMRPLELAALHQRAGRLLRAAGATAATVDGHARVAEGHLRSSLGPAPAAGAGDPGAVLPEFGGGGAWEGPGHGAGVAADATEAEATVAAEVAAAEPEPEETAATGGFGPVPDHALRLWSGPAPTGPAVECVPTLPGTVTDADTARRHELKRLRHHFWHGRIDEGTTALARFEAVPGQAVHTEALRHWLAYWYPALLPNPARRSGPADGATADRSDGMRLLAALFAGTVSPEDAVVRAELVLRAGLLGGVRTESLTAALTVLLYADRADRAVHWCAPLAERAGARCGAHWNALLAALRAEAALRQGDLRSADEAGRAAFAHVRPEAWGVAVGLPLATMAAARTALGLHQDAAHFLELATPAGLEHTPAGLHHRYALAGHRLALGRAEQALADYRACGDTMARWGVDHLPAIAPWRLGAARAQLALGRPGGAAALADQQLARLGPVGHPRIRGLALRIRAAAGGPAERTELLERAVGLLEEAGAESELAAALGELSEAHQHDGDPGRARRADRRLRRTPVLAVVPVPVRAQTAAPVSLLPVAGPLPMAGVPVAGASVTAVPVTAVPVAAAPVTGVPGAGALPAATPAEGVGALSEAEGRVAELAARGLSNRDIARKLYITVSTVEQHLTRVYRKLGVRRRLDLARLLGPVPPAAADGIPPHPGFPHRADLVAG
- the cseB gene encoding two-component system response regulator CseB, whose translation is MSSPDPSRPVRVLLVEDDDLMRRSFTTALERYGYTMTAAADGLTGLELFRDGTFDLLVLDVMLPGLDGIGLCRRVRETSLVPVLMMSARGDGLDVVAGLEAGADDYVVKPVDTFVLVARIRSLLRRATYAPAPAPAGSPDPEPGDAVLVFGDLTVDTAGMEVSVAGSPVALTPTELKLLLEFAAHPGVVLERHTLLRNVWDYGWDGDSRVVDLCVQRLRRKLGRERIETVRGFGYKLRR
- a CDS encoding HAMP domain-containing sensor histidine kinase, producing the protein MRPYLRPRPHPRRDRRPRRISLRRKIAALAAATACLVAAAVGVLVHVWTEHDIRSRAEARAFNSVYAAMDVYRRTGALSDGAVLDPAELPAALRHPADGDRHTAVVDRVEGNVGPSVWAAQRTGGPGSPVLAVQVNMGPELSDLPRLDAAMAVASLIALAAATPLAAYGAGLLARRLRLVAATADRIAAGDLDARTGPTGGRDEVSDIAVTVDLMADSLAHRLRVERQFTADVAHELRTPVGGLLAAADLLPEGGTEDRVRARVRDLRALVEDLLEISRLDAGAEQPVRARIPLGEVVREAVRRTGLDTGLDTGAAGAVETDPRRLERIVGNLVVNAHRHGGAPVLVTVEGSTVRVRDHGPGFPADLLRHGPRRFHTGAAERGAGHGLGLTIALGQARLLGADLRLANAPDGGAVATLHLPD
- a CDS encoding ABC transporter ATP-binding protein — its product is MITDPFAPRPARAPYPAPGIAAATTGLTKVYGRGDTRVTALDAVTVAFREAEFTAIMGPSGCGKSTLLHCAAGLDTPTAGSVRIGTTELGGLRDRELTRLRRDRLGFVFQAFNLLPALSALENITLPLALAGRRPDPEWLDRVVAMVGLGERLGHRPAELSGGQQQRVAVARALASRPAIVFADEPTGNLDSRAGAEVLGFLRESVHELGRTVVMVTHDPVAAGYADRVLFLADGRPVDELAHPTPERVLDVMRTVDTRVRTG
- a CDS encoding FtsX-like permease family protein, whose amino-acid sequence is MTATPTVTATPTVTVAALANTPDPPPATTATESPAMLRTALRNVLAHKARLLMTVLAICLGVAFASGTLVFADSTAAAHRAAASKDFADTAVTVTALTPVTAAEPPPGTAAGGGPDGVLDDALAAKLAEVPGVAAVRPRADGTAVLNAADGGPLRVRPGANLAAAYTPGADGTDPRHPLVEGRAPVGADEIALDRGTAAAGHLRLGDAVTLATDGPARTARLTGLVTTTDTRITAGGTLVLFDRATAQRLFATPGHWTALDVSATPGTGQYELARRITELLPADRAEATTGLALADQQARYVGTLTRGYQKLPLVFAGVSLFIGSFLVVNTFTMLITRRTREIALLRAVGATRRQVVRSLLAEALLVGLAASAAGFVLGLGIAELLPGLLGTDGDRLPEGPLVIGPRPVAAALFVGVGVTVLAAWLPARRAARIAPVEALRAAERPAARSRLRPVAGAGLLLLGAGLLVALAGHAEDASEANLRNAMLACGALVVGLIVLAPALAAPAVRLTGPLTRRFGVTGLLARQNVLRDPRRTAATAATLLVSTALVGGLATVGHSTGRALDRQAAAGLDADWVVATGSTMTGIDPEAVRRVATVPGVRTAAAVADSTLFLGGTVREVSGVDPATAGRVLRLDFVSGSLQDLGPGRIAVSRSTARENGLTTGDRVTTSIGRNREPATVTVVGVYQDNPTARDALAVREDVQRDAFRPGSVQRILVRADGATARQLRTAVGDNPLLRVESRAELVRAAGGVTSSLLSLTYGLLGIGVLISALGIVNTLVMSVTERTREIGVLRAVGMDRAAVRRTIRLEAVTVALFGTVLGLAAGLFGAWGVGALAGGAVPQYRLELPWPTLLLICLASPVVGALAAAVPARRAAGLGPLEAVAER